From Aspergillus chevalieri M1 DNA, chromosome 4, nearly complete sequence, a single genomic window includes:
- a CDS encoding uncharacterized protein (BUSCO:EOG09263R62;~COG:S;~EggNog:ENOG410PM7U;~InterPro:IPR011990,IPR019734,IPR013026,IPR039856;~PFAM:PF13181;~go_function: GO:0005515 - protein binding [Evidence IEA]): MSNTKNEPIHSSDLLATLQYSQQAPILLGRQSKSNMAPLSLITSAAGQPEEYAMIERLFFACLQTGDDKSALICLDKLTKFFGRSNERIMGLHGLYEEAIAGDNSALEKCLREYDDILQQNPVNLPVLKRRIALLRSLSRPADAISSLIKLLEATPTDTEAWCELADLYRSQGMSSQAIFCLEEALLITPNAWNVHACLAELLYVCATSPDNGDPSKLLRRSMRHYCRSIELCDDYLRGFYGLALVTSLLLETEESCIMEEVSLKKTLPKLNAFAFQKLEAIVKSRFMDYQGQKCCQSELIAARELLNRFGKSS, encoded by the exons ATGTCCAATACCAAGAACGAACCCATCCATAGCTCAGATCTGCTTGCTACTCTCCAGTATTCACAGCAAGCACCAATTCTACTTGGCCGACAAAGCAAATCGAATATGGCACCATTATCACTCATTACGTCTGCTGCAGGTCAGCCCGAAGAATATGCAATGATAGAACggcttttctttgcttgtttACAGACAGGAGATGACAAGTCAGCTCTCATATGCCTTGATAAGCTAACGAAGTTCTTTGGGCGATCAAATGAAAGGATAATGGGGCTACATGGCCTTTACGAAGAGGCGATTGCTGGAGATAATTCTGCTTTGGAGAAGTGCCTTCGTGAATATGACGATATACTGCAACAGAATCCAGTCAACTTG CCCGTCTTGAAACGTCGGATTGCTCTTTTGCGATCACTGTCCCGGCCTGCAGACGCCATAAGTAGCCTGATAAAACTCCTGGAGGCCACTCCCACAGATACGGAAGCTTGGTGCGAGCTTGCAGATTTATATCGATCCCAAGGGATGAGTTCTCAGGCGATTTTTTGTCTTGAGGAGGCCCTTTTAATCACCCCAAATGCTTGGAAT GTTCATGCTTGCTTGGCCGAGCTGTTATATGTTTGTGCTACTTCACCAGATAATGGTGACCCATCCAAACTTCTGAGAAGATCAATGCGTCACTATTGTAGGAGCATTGAACTCTGCGATGACTATCTGCGAGGGTTTTATGGGTTAGCGTTG GTCACGTCATTGCTACTTGAAACCGAGGAGAGTTGTATAATGGAAGAAGTTTCTCTCAAGAAAACACTTCCAAAACTCAATGCATTTGCTTTTCAGAAACTCGAAGCAATCGTTAAGTCGCGATTTATGGATTATCAGGGCCAGAAGTGCTGTCAAAGTGAGCTGATTGCAGCAAGGGAGCTCCTCAACCGATTCGGCAAGTCTAGTTGA
- the APL5 gene encoding putative AP-3 complex subunit delta (BUSCO:EOG09260T4S;~COG:U;~EggNog:ENOG410PF8I;~InterPro:IPR016024,IPR002553,IPR017105;~PFAM:PF01602;~go_component: GO:0030117 - membrane coat [Evidence IEA];~go_component: GO:0030123 - AP-3 adaptor complex [Evidence IEA];~go_process: GO:0006886 - intracellular protein transport [Evidence IEA];~go_process: GO:0015031 - protein transport [Evidence IEA];~go_process: GO:0016192 - vesicle-mediated transport [Evidence IEA]), which produces MFEKSLYDLIKGLRSHKGAEEDYIHSSLRECKAEIKSQDMDRKATALLKIIYLEMFGYDMSWASFHVLEVMSSTKYLQKRVGYLGAMQSFRSDTEVLMLATNLLKKDIGSSNIPNMSLPMVTLPHVITPSLSMSLLPDILSRLSHSHVMVRKKAVVCLYRLALVYPEALKLAWPKIKERLMDDQEDGSVTTAVINVVCELGWRRPHDFLPLAPRLFDLLVEGGNNWMAIKIIKLFATLTPLEPRLIRKLLRPLTNLIQTTTAMSLLYECINGVIQGGILGGDEGFREKDEIASLCVGKLRGMIVTDADPNLKYVALLAFNRIVTTHPVLVSMQQDVILECLEDADVSIRLQALELATGMVSSETLQPIVSRLVKQLNDAFVSLSEQSPREGQLIMRDKNGISEQSTGSYSHCLSPEYKIEVLHRIVDMCSYNNYSGLPDFEWYIDILVQLVKHVPPEDIGGYYRYTTNPVSEIACRLGSEIRNIAVRVRDVRMEATRAAESLVLIHNDKSTSLGRTTASDGIMSSLAWVFGEYAEHLLYPGQTLQSLIDTTNALLPARTLSVYLQAIPKLLVHLTSNGNSWDDSQKSETSLLLARIIDFLETLASHPDLDVQERAIEFLEILRLAAEAVNSEVHPSHEPPYILSAVIPSLFSGLELNPVAIGAQKKVPLPEKLVLDQPFNERLLSLFDDTNDVSLGLEAQDLSRDFYYTIDISTLSRRFTALAHSDMLSNTSLPKVTGKSMDAAGKPKQRSERRDRNKDDPFYIDTEENSSGTSTPFHRVFNASNGDGMDVDSIPIIDLKINNEAIHGLALSRDYEKQKRTNPHARKYDVIADENFGHDESMGTQNSDEPGKVERSLLQVDTSGLGHFSLEELTPGPDFTQRRTQQDEDEVEMAKAMQKVEKVRLEMQRASERIHPKDVPAEGTLVKKKKKTNRKTRHDSHGTGPSVRKKKKQSGDNGLAFDDQ; this is translated from the exons AT GTTCGAGAAGTCTTTATATGACCTTATAAAAGGTCTACGGAGCCATAAAGGTGCCGAGGAAGACTATATTCATAGCAGTCTTCGAGAATGCAAAGCAGAAATCAAATCACAAGACATGG ACAGAAAAGCCACCGCACTATTGAAAATCATATACTTAGAGATGTTTGGCTACGACATGTCCTGGGCGTCCTTCCACGTGTTAGAGGTCATGTCATCTACGAAATACCTGCAGAAGAGAGTCGGCTATCTTGGAGCAATGCAGAGTTTCAGGTCAGACACTGAGGTATTGATGCTTGCAACCAATCTCTTAAAAAAG GATATAGGCTCTTCAAATATCCCAAACATGTCTCTTCCAATGGTCACTCTTCCGCATGTCATAACTCCTTCACTCTCCATGTCCTTACTTCCAGATATTCTGTCCAGACTCTCACACTCGCACGTTATGGTTCGCAAAAAGGCAGTTGTTTGTCTATATAGACTCGCTCTGGTTTATCCCGAGGCTCTAAAGCTGGCTTGGCCTAAGATAAAGGAGCGACTTATGGATGATCAAGAAGATGGCAGTGTCACTACAGCAGTGATCAATGTCGTATGTGAACTCGGATGGAGAAGGCCGCATGATTTTCTTCCACTTGCACCAAGATTATTCGATTTGTTAGTTGAGGGTGGTAATAATTGGATGGCAATAAAAATAATAAAGCTC TTTGCAACTTTGACTCCATTGGAACCACGCCTAATTCGGAAACTCCTCCGTCCATTGACGAATTTGATACAAACAACCACAGCCATGTCATTGCTCTACGAATGCATCAATGGCGTAATCCAGGGAGGTATTCTTGGCGGTGATGAGGGTTTTCGGGAGAAGGATGAGATAGCAAGCCTCTGCGTTGGGAAGCTACGGGGCATGATAGTTACGGATGCTGACCCAAACC TCAAATACGTCGCTCTTCTTGCATTCAACCGGATTGTAACAACGCACCCTGTGCTGGTGTCGATGCAGCAGGATGTTATATTGGAATGTTTGGAGGATGCAGATGTCTCGATTCGGCTCCAGGCACTCGAACTTGCAACTGGGATGGTAAGCAGTGAGACGCTCCAGCCTATCGTCAGCCGCTTGGTTAAGCAGCTCAACGATGCCTTTGTATCGCTGTCCGAGCAATCCCCGCGAGAAGGCCAATTGATTATGCGTGACAAAAACGGGATATCAGAACAAAGCACCGGGAGTTATTCACATTGTCTATCCCCCGAATATAAGATAGAAGTCCTGCATCGAATTGTGGACATGTGCTCTTACAATAATTATTCAGGATTGCCGGACTTCGAGTGGTACATTGATATTTTGGTACAATTGGTGAAGCACGTTCCCCCTGAAGACATAGGCGGGTACTACCGGTATACGACAAACCCAGTCAGTGAAATTGCATGCCGTCTTGGTTCTGAAATACGTAACATTGCGGTTCGTGTACGCGATGTTCGAATGGAAGCAACTAGGGCGGCTGAGTCTTTGGTCCTTATTCACAATGATAAGTCGACATCCCTTGGAAGGACCACAGCCAGTGACGGTATCATGAGCTCCCTGGCTTGGGTTTTCGGTGAATACGCAGAACACCTCTTGTACCCCGGGCAAACTCTACAGTCTTTAATTGATACCACCAATGCTTTGTTGCCGGCAAGAACACTATCTGTCTACTTGCAGGCTATTCCGAAGCTCCTTGTTCACCTTACTTCCAACGGTAATTCATGGGATGATTCCCAGAAAAGCGAGACTTCGCTGTTGTTAGCGCGGATTATAGACTTTCTTGAGACCTTAGCTTCCCATCCAGATTTGGATGTACAGGAAAGGGCTATTGAATTTCTCGAGATTCTACGATTGGCAGCGGAAGCCGTCAACTCGGAAGTTCATCCATCGCATGAACCACCCTATATATTATCGGCTGTGATTCCAAGCTTGTTCTCTGGCCTAGAGCTCAATCCGGTCGCTATCGGTGCGCAGAAAAAGGTTCCGCTGCCTGAAAAGCTTGTCTTGGATCAACCCTTCAACGAACGTCTTTTGAGTCTCTTTGATGATACCAATGATGTTTCTCTTGGTTTAGAGGCCCAGGATCTCTCGCGGGATTTTTACTACACCATAGATATATCGACCTTGAGTAGACGTTTCACTGCGCTTGCGCATAGTGACATGCTATCGAACACATCTCTCCCAAAGGTCACCGGAAAGTCTATGGATGCCGCTGGCAAACCGAAACAACGATCGGAACGCCGAGATCGCAACAAAGATGATCCTTTTTACATCGACACCGAAGAAAATTCATCTGGCACATCTACCCCCTTTCATAGAGTTTTCAATGCTTCCAATGGTGATGGGATGGATGTCGATTCTATTCCTATCATTGACCTAAAAATAAACAACGAGGCGATACATGGTCTGGCATTGTCAAGGGATTACGAAAAACAGAAACGCACCAATCCACATGCTAGGAAATACGACGTCATTGCTGATGAGAATTTTGGGCATGATGAATCTATGGGCACCCAAAACTCCGACGAACCAGGTAAGGTGGAACGATCTCTGCTTCAGGTAGACACCAGCGGCCTTGGGCACTTTTCCTTGGAAGAACTTACTCCGGGCCCAGATTTCACACAGCGCCGCACCCAGCAAGATGAGGACGAGGTAGAAATGGCCAAAGCAATGCAGAAAGTGGAGAAAGTGCGGTTAGAGATGCAAAGAGCATCGGAGCGAATTCATCCCAAAGACGTACCAGCCGAAGGAACTCTCgtcaaaaagaagaagaagacaaacCGGAAAACTCGGCATGATAGTCATGGAACTGGTCCCTCCGTtcgcaagaagaaaaagcaatcGGGTGATAATGGTTTGGCATTTGATGATCAGTAA
- a CDS encoding RAMP4 family protein (COG:S;~EggNog:ENOG410PTK3;~InterPro:IPR010580;~PFAM:PF06624;~TransMembrane:1 (o42-63i);~go_component: GO:0005783 - endoplasmic reticulum [Evidence IEA]): protein MTQTPKQRKANEKYAKNEAAKRGKGQLPVKQKPSAKSSLPTGWLAVLIFVICGGLAFELLGVIPKLWSATFGRFMD from the exons ATG ACACAGACACCGAAACAGCGAAAAGCAAATGAGAAGTACGCAAAGAATGAGGCTGCAAAACGAGGGAAGGGTCAGCTGCCGGTCAAGCAAAAACCAAGCGCCAAGTCTTCTTTGCCCACTGGCTGGCTAG CCGTTCTCATCTTCGTTATATGCGGTGGACTTGCATTCGAACTCCTAGGTGTCATTCCAAAGCTATGGTCAGCAACGTTTGGTCGGTTCATGGACTAG